The genomic region CTCGTGTTCCAAATCCCGGCAACACAATGTCAGAGCAGATTGGTGACAAATAGTCCATTCTGAGTCCACAAAAAAACCGGCGCTGACCGGGTTAATAAGATGGTCACCCCCACCCTGTGAGCGGTACGCTGGCAGGGTGTTTTATTTCAGAGGGAACCATCATGCAACACGTTATGCTTATTGGTATTGCTCCCGGTAAACATTCCTTCCACGTTCACTGTCAGGACGAAAAAGATAATGCCCTGTTGCGCAAAAAGTTTTCCCGCACTCAGCGTATTCATTTTCTCGGTTCCTGCAAGAAGGCAACCGTGGTGATGGAGTCCAGCGGCGGGGCGCATTTCATGGCACGCCGGATTGCTGATTCAGGTCATGAGACAAAGATGATTTCTCCGCAGTTTGTCCGCCTTTATTGTCAGGAGCAACAAAAACGATTTTGTCGATGCTGAAGCTATCTGTGAGGCGGCTTGCCGGTCCGCCATGCGTTTTGTAAAACCCCGGACGGAAGAGCAGCAGGTAATGGCTGCCCGGCATCGGGTCCGTGACTCGCTGATACGGCAACGCGTTAAAACCACCAACCAGATGCACGCTTTTTTACTGGAGTTCGGTGTCAGTCTGCCGTGCGGTGTTGCCGTGATACGAGGTCTGGCCAGCGTGCTGGAAGAAAATGGCTTCCCGCCTTATCTGGCAAGGGTTCTGAGCAGACTCCACAGCCAGTATATTTACCCTGTCGGGGAAATTGATGAAATCGATAAAGAACTGAAAACCCATCTTGCGGAGGCTGAAACCGCGCAGCGCCTGCTGACCATTCCCGGTATCGGGCCGGCAACGGCGAGCCTGTTAGCCACCCGTCCGGGTGACGGAAAAAACTATGCCAGCAGGGGTGATTTTGCCGCTTCAACCGGACTGGTTCCCCGCCAGTAGAGCAGGGGTGGAAAAACGACACTGATGGGCATCAGCAAGCGGGGTGATAAGAATCTGCGACGGCTGCTGGTGCGGTGTGCACGGGTGTTTATGCAGTGGCTGGAGCACAATCCAGGGCGTCTGGCAGAGTGGGTTAAAAAGCAGCTTGCCAGCCATCACTCGAACGTGGTGGCGTGCGCTCTGTCCAGCAAACTGGCACGCATAGTCCGGGCAGTTACGGCACACCAGTCGGCATTCAGTAAATAAACGAGTCAACGAAAAACTCGTCAGCTCAGTTAACAGGTGACTTTCTGGTTTTGCGACGACAGATAATTGATGAGATGAACGGCATATCGGCTTACTGATGAACCTGACATAAAAAATGGCTCTCTGAAGCCGACAGGGTTTTTAAGGTTCGGCCGGCGCGGACATCCTTGTCCACCAGACGCCGGATAGATTTAAGCAAGCCCATCATAAATCAAAATCTGTGTTGCAAAAACGGGGGTGACCATAGATTTTTATACCTAAAAAATAAATGCGAACGGAAAAATTCGGAGACACTGCTATGAAGCTTTACGCCAGAGATTCCGTGCTCGATCTCTCACATCCCCATATTATGGGTATTTTAAATGTGACCCCGGATTCTTTTTCAGATGGTGGTAAGCATAACGACTTAATCCAGGCGATTACACATGCAAATGAAATGATTAATGCGGGAGCCACTATCATCGATGTAGGCGGGGAATCAACTCGCCCAGGCGCTTGCGATATTGGTGTGGGGGAGGAGTTGGATCGGGTCATTCCGGTTATTGAGGCCATTTCACAACGTTTTGAAGTATGGGTCTCCGTGGATACCTCTAAACCGGAAGTCATTAATGAGGCGGCAAAGGCAGGAGTCCATTTGATTAACGATGTTCGCTCATTACAAGAACCCGGAGCGCTCAATGCAGCGGCTGCAACAGGGTTGCCAGTCTGTCTCATGCATATGCAGGGTTCGCCTCGAACCATGCAGCAATCTCCTCAATATCGGCATTTGCTCCGGGATATAGAGGCATTTTTCATTGAACACATCGCACGTTGTAACGCAGTGGGAATAAAAAAAGATCGGTTGCTGCTCGACCCTGGGTTCGGTTTCGGTAAAAATCTTGGACACAATTATCAGTTGTTAGCGCACCTGGCCGATTTTCACCAATTTGGTTTGCCGCTGTTGGTAGGGATGTCACGTAAAAGTATGATAGGCCAGTTGCTAAATGTTGGCCCATCACAGCGGCTGACCGGTAGCCTGGCCTGCGCTGTAATCGCGGCTATGCAGGGTGCGCACATTTTGCGTGTTCACGATGTTAGAGAAACTGTCGAAGCTATGCGCGTCGTCGAAGCAACACTGTCAGCGAAGGAAAAGTAACGCTATGAGCAATCGTAAATATTTTGGTACCGATGGTATTCGCGGAAAAGTTGGTGAATCCCCGATTACCCCGGATTTCGTTTTGAAGCTCGGTTGGGCGGCGGGTAAGGTACTGGCGAGAAATGGCTCAAAAAAAATTATTATTGGTAAGGATACGCGCATCTCTGGTTATATGCTGGAGTCGGCTCTTGAAGCTGGGCTTGCGGCGGCCGGCTTATCGGCAGCATTTACCGGACCGATGCCAACTCCGGCAATAGCATATCTGACCCGTACTTTTCGTGCAGAAGCGGGGATCGTTATTTCCGCCTCACACAACCCCTTTGATGATAATGGCATTAAATTTTTCTCTATAGAGGGCACAAAGTTGCCAGATGAAGTGGAAGCGGCAATTGAGGCTGAAATGGAAAAGCCGATTACTTGTGTGGAGTCTGCTGAACTGGGGCGCGCAAGCCGAATTGTTGATGCTGCCGGACGTTATATTGAATTTTGCAAAGGGACTTTTCCAGGTGAATTGAGCTTGAGTGGCCTGAGGATTGTCGTGGATTGTGCCAATGGTGCGACTTATCACATTGCACCAAACGTTTTACGTGAACTGGGCGCAACGGTCATCACGTTGGGTGTACAGCCAGACGGTATGAACATTAATAAAGAATGCGGCGCAACGGATATTCGTAAGTTGCAGGAGCGAGTACTTGCTGAAAAAGCAGATATCGGTCTGGCATATGACGGCGATGGTGATCGTATCATGATGGTAGATCATCTTGGCGACAAAGTGGACGGTGACCAAATTCTCTATATTATTGCTCGTGAGGGATTGCGCCAGGGACAACTAAAAGGTGGCGTAGTGGGTACACTGATGAGCAATATGGGACTGGAGTTGGCTCTCAAGCAGCTTGGAATTCCTTTTGTTCGTGCTAAGGTCGGCGATCGTTACGTTCTGGAGAAACTTCAGGAGAAAGGCTGGCGACTGGGCGCTGAAAACTCGGGTCACGTTATCTTGCTTGATAAGACGACGACCGGAGATGGCATTGTGGCCGGTTTACAGGTTCTTACTGCAATGGTTCGCAACCAGATGACTCTCCATGACCTTTGCAGCGGAATGAAGTTGCTGCCGCAAGTTTTGGTTAACGTTCACTTTAGCGGGACAACTAACCCACTTGAAGATGAGCAGGTCAAAGCTATTACCGCTGAAGTTGAACAGGAGCTTAATGGTAAGGGGCGTGTACTGCTTCGTAAATCGGGCACAGAGCCACTGATTCGAGTAATGGTTGAGGGAGAGCACCAGGAGCAGGTGATATCACTGGCAAATAGTATTGCTGATGCGGTTAAATCTGTATAAGTACAGTTAACGTCTGAGCAGTGTGGATAAGTCATTCGAAGTACAAGCCCGGCAATAAACTTTATTTGTTCGTGTTGTACAAAGGAAATTACTGTGATTGTTTGAAATATAAGCATATTTTCAATTTTAGAAAGCATTTCGCTGATTTTTTCTGCAAACAATATCATGACAGTAAATTGCCCTTGCGCGGGCAGTCGGCTTTAGTTAGTATTCATACCCGCTTCTGATGGGTGTGAATACTATTTAAACCCATTTATGTTGAAGCTTTTGATATGCGATGATCGCAAGGAACAGATTGATTATGTACGAAGCTCTTTTAGTTGTTTTCCTTATTGTAGCAATAGGCCTTGTTGGCCTGATTATGTTACAGCAAGGTAAAGGCGCTGATATGGGCGCGTCGTTTGGTGCTGGATCTTCGGCAACGCTGTTTGGTTCAAACGGTTCAGGTAATTTTATGACCCGAATGACCGCGGTGCTGGCGACATTATTTTTCATAATTAGTCTGATTCTTGGAAATATCAACAGTAACAAAACACAGAAAGGAAGCGAGTGGGAAAATCTGACTCAGCCTGCACAATCTCAGCAGCAGAATCAGCCCGCTAACCCAGCAGCACCGGGAAGCGATATCCCACACTAAGCATGCTGTGACGTTCGACGCGACAGAATTTAAAAGTCGCAACCTTTAGTGCCGTGGTGGTGGAATTGGTAGACACGCTACCTTGAGGTGGTAGTGCCCGCATGGGCTTACGGGTTCAAGTCCCGTCCTCGGTACCAAATCTCAGTTTTGCTTGCATTTCCTGCAAGATCGGCGTAGTATTTGCCACGTTTTCGGACGCGGGGTGGAGCAGCTTGGTAGCTCGTCGGGCTCATAACCCGAAGGTCGTCGGTTCAAATCCGGCCCCCGCAACCATTTCCCTAAGAGTTCTTTTCAAATATTCTGTATACATTAAATAAGTACTACAGCAGGTTTTGAAAAAAACTCTTCAGGATTGTGCCGAAACCGCCATTTATGGCGTACAGGGTCCAGTCGCTTAACGCCCCGAATTTTCGGGGTTTTTTGTTATCAGAAAACAGCAAACTGGGCTATTAAGCCCTTTTTTTATGTCTTGGGGGTGGGATTGTCCACATTAGAGCAAAAATTAACAGAGCTGATTGCAGCGCCGGTTGAAGCGCTCGGTTTTGAGTTGGTCGGTATTGAATTTATACGCAGCCGAATTTCTACATTGCGCATCTATATCGATAGTGAAGATGGCATCAATGTTGATGATTGCGCCGATGTCAGTCACCAGGTTAGCGCCGTGTTTGATGTTGAGGACCCCATCACCGTGGCTTATAACCTTGAAGTTTCCTCACCAGGCCTTGACCGCCCACTTTTCACTGCTGGACATTATGCCAGATTTCTCGGTGAAGAAGTGAGTCTGGTGTTGCGTATGGCCGTACAAAATCGCCGCAAATGGCAGGGGATCATTCGATCTGTTGAGGGTGAAATGATTACTGTTGCTGTTGAAGGTAACGACGAAGTGTTCGCACTGAGCAATATCCAGAAGGCGAACCTGGTTCCCCACTTTTAAAAGTCCGGATTGAGGCATACCAGGATGAACAAAGAGATCTTAGCTGTAGTTGAGGCAGTATCTAATGAGAAATCCCTCCCGCGCGAAAAGATTTTCGAAGCGTTGGAGAGTGCGCTTGCTACCGCTACCAAGAAAAAATATGAGCAGGAAATCGACGTCCGCGTCAGCATCGACCGTAAAAGTGGTGATTTCGATACCTTTCGCCGTTGGCTTGTTGTTGAAGAAGTCACCATGCCGACCCGTGAAATCACCCTGGAAGCTGCACGTTTCGATGATGGCTCATTGAATGCTGGCGACTTTGTTGAAGATCAAATTGAGTCGGTTACCTTTGACCGCATTACCACGCAGACTGCCAAGCAGGTGATTGTTCAGAAAGTACGTGAAGCAGAGCGTGCTATGGTGGTCGATCAATTTCGTGAGCAGGAAGGTGAAATTATCACCGGCGTGGTGAAAAAAGTTAACCGTGACAACATATCACTCGAAGTTCGGCCAAATGATGGTTCAAGCA from Erwinia tracheiphila harbors:
- the folP gene encoding dihydropteroate synthase, which produces MKLYARDSVLDLSHPHIMGILNVTPDSFSDGGKHNDLIQAITHANEMINAGATIIDVGGESTRPGACDIGVGEELDRVIPVIEAISQRFEVWVSVDTSKPEVINEAAKAGVHLINDVRSLQEPGALNAAAATGLPVCLMHMQGSPRTMQQSPQYRHLLRDIEAFFIEHIARCNAVGIKKDRLLLDPGFGFGKNLGHNYQLLAHLADFHQFGLPLLVGMSRKSMIGQLLNVGPSQRLTGSLACAVIAAMQGAHILRVHDVRETVEAMRVVEATLSAKEK
- the glmM gene encoding phosphoglucosamine mutase translates to MSNRKYFGTDGIRGKVGESPITPDFVLKLGWAAGKVLARNGSKKIIIGKDTRISGYMLESALEAGLAAAGLSAAFTGPMPTPAIAYLTRTFRAEAGIVISASHNPFDDNGIKFFSIEGTKLPDEVEAAIEAEMEKPITCVESAELGRASRIVDAAGRYIEFCKGTFPGELSLSGLRIVVDCANGATYHIAPNVLRELGATVITLGVQPDGMNINKECGATDIRKLQERVLAEKADIGLAYDGDGDRIMMVDHLGDKVDGDQILYIIAREGLRQGQLKGGVVGTLMSNMGLELALKQLGIPFVRAKVGDRYVLEKLQEKGWRLGAENSGHVILLDKTTTGDGIVAGLQVLTAMVRNQMTLHDLCSGMKLLPQVLVNVHFSGTTNPLEDEQVKAITAEVEQELNGKGRVLLRKSGTEPLIRVMVEGEHQEQVISLANSIADAVKSV
- the secG gene encoding preprotein translocase subunit SecG, translated to MYEALLVVFLIVAIGLVGLIMLQQGKGADMGASFGAGSSATLFGSNGSGNFMTRMTAVLATLFFIISLILGNINSNKTQKGSEWENLTQPAQSQQQNQPANPAAPGSDIPH
- the rimP gene encoding ribosome maturation factor RimP, which gives rise to MSTLEQKLTELIAAPVEALGFELVGIEFIRSRISTLRIYIDSEDGINVDDCADVSHQVSAVFDVEDPITVAYNLEVSSPGLDRPLFTAGHYARFLGEEVSLVLRMAVQNRRKWQGIIRSVEGEMITVAVEGNDEVFALSNIQKANLVPHF